A region of Deltaproteobacteria bacterium DNA encodes the following proteins:
- a CDS encoding cytochrome c-type biogenesis protein CcmH, which yields MNNLKFQISNFKFLMFLLFTVHCSLFTASVAFAETVGEIAKELACPCECPLVLEDCNMSCGLDWKDQIGEMLKQGKTKQEIIKYFVDKYGDNAKITPMQRIHGKFYQYTRGFDTLEWGIFWGVIAVWVLAIFFGIYLLTRRFMRKGGKA from the coding sequence ATGAATAATCTTAAATTTCAAATTTCAAATTTCAAATTCTTAATGTTTTTACTGTTTACTGTTCACTGTTCACTGTTCACTGCATCAGTTGCCTTTGCAGAGACCGTAGGAGAGATTGCAAAGGAACTCGCATGCCCATGTGAATGTCCTCTTGTGCTTGAGGACTGCAATATGTCATGCGGTCTTGACTGGAAAGACCAAATCGGCGAAATGCTCAAACAGGGCAAAACAAAACAGGAAATCATAAAATACTTTGTGGATAAATACGGAGATAATGCCAAAATCACGCCAATGCAGCGCATTCACGGCAAGTTTTATCAATATACAAGGGGCTTTGATACTCTGGAGTGGGGTATTTTCTGGGGTGTCATAGCGGTCTGGGTTCTTGCCATATTCTTTGGAATCTATCTTTTAACCAGAAGGTTTATGAGAAAGGGCGGCAAGGCTTGA